The sequence below is a genomic window from Denitratisoma sp. DHT3.
CGCCACCTCGATATTCTCGGACAGCTCCTTTGCCGAGAGCCCATGTTGTGCCAGCGCCTCGCGCCGATACGTGACGGTCAGGAACGGAATCTCGGTCTGTTGTTCGGGCTGGACGTCCACCGCCCCTTCGACCTTTTCCATCACGCCCTTGACCTGCTGCGCCAGCGTGCGCAACTCGGCCAGATCGTTGCCGAAAATCTTCACCGCGATATTGGCCCGGCTGCCCGACAGCATGTGATCGATGCGGTGCGAAATCGGCTGTCCGACCACCACCTGGACGCCGGGCAGTTGGGCAAAGTCTTCGCGCAGGGCGCCCAGGAATTGTTCCTTGCTACGCGCCCCCATCTTGAGGCTGACTTCGAGTTCCGACTGATGCACATCGAGCGCATGCGGGTCGAGCGGCGAACGGCCGGTGCGGCGCGCGGTGGCGATCACTTCGGGATGCGTCAGCAAGACCTCTTCGACCAACTGCCCGAGCCGCGCCGATTCCGCCAGCGCGGTGCCGGGCAGGGTCTCGACGCCGACCGTCAGCGTTCCTTCGTTGAAATCCGGCAGGAACGACTGTCCGGCCATGCCCAGCGCCGCCAGAGACACCACCAGTAGGGCCGCGCTGCCGACGGCAATCGCTTGCCAGCGCTTCACGGTTCTGTCGAGCATCCGGCGATAGCCTGCACGCAGCCAGTGCACGAAGCGCGGTTCGTGCGGCGCGGTAATTTCCCTGGAGGCCCCGAGGAACATCGACGCCAGTACCGGCGTCACCGTGATCGACACCAGCAACGAGGCAAACAAGGAGATGACATAGGCCAGCCCGAGCGGCACCATCAGGCGCCCTTCGATACCCGAGAGAAAGAACAGCGGCACGAACACCAGCATGATGATCAGCGTGGCAAAGACGATGGACCCCTGAATTTCCTTGGTCGCCAGAAACACCACGTGCATGGTCGATTCACGTTTCCCGGTGTCCTTAAGGTGGTTCTCGCGCAGGCGCCGGACCACGTTCTCGACCACGATGATGGCATCGTCCACCAGCGCGCCCAGGGCGATGGCGATGCCGCCCAGGGTCATGGTGTTGATCGTCGCGCCGAGCAGCTTGAGCGACAGGACGGTCGCCACCAGCGACAGCGGTAGCGCCACCAGCGTGATCGCCGTCGAGCGCACCGAGAGCAGGAAGGCGAAGACGATGGCGATGATCAGAATCGCCCCGTCGCGCAGCGCCGCCATCAGATTGGCAATCGAGACTTCGATGAAGTCTGCCTGGCGGAACAAGCGCGTTTCGATTTTCATCCCCGCCGGCAATGACTTCTGAATGTCGGCCATGGTGGCATCCAGCCGCCGCGTTAGCTCCAGCGTGTTGGCCGCCGGCTGGCGCTGCACGCCGAGCACCACCGCCGGTTTGCCGCGCGTCGAGCCGACGCCGCGCACCGGCGCCGTGCCCAGCGTCACCTCGGCGATATGGCGGATCAGCACCGGCTGGCCGTGCTTGATCGCCACCACCGCTTCGGCAATGTCGTCCACCTTGGTAATGCGGCCGATGCCCTGGATCAGGTATTCCTGCCCGTTCTCGGCGTAGTAGCCCGCCGCCGCGTTGCTGTTGGCGCCCTCGACGGCCTTGATCGCCTCATCGATGGTCAGCCCGTAGGCCGCCAGCCGCTCTGGTTTCAGCGTCACCTGGAACTGCTGCAAATCGCCGCCGATGGGCAACACCTCGGCGACGCCGGGCACCGCCAGCAGGCGTTTGCGCAGCACATAGTCGGCCGTGTTCTTGAGTACCACCGTCCCGCCAGCGCCGACTTTTGCCGGGTCATCCCAGGTCAGGGCGATGAACATGATTTCGCCCATGATCGACGCCGCCGGCGCCATCACCGGCGCCTCGATGCCGGGCGGCAGCGAAGCCTTCGCCAGTTGCAGTTTCTCGGCGACAACCTGGCGCGCCAGATAGGCATCGGTGCCCCAGGCGAATTCGACCGTGATGGTCGACAGCCCGACCTTGGTTGCCGAGCGCACCCGGCGCACGCCGGGCGCCCCGTTCAGCGCCGTTTCGATGGGAAAGGTGACCAGGCTTTCCATGTCGAGCGGCGCCATGCCGTGCGCTTCGGTGACCACCGTCACAGTCGGCGCGGTGAGGTCGGGAAACACGTCCACCGGCGTGCGCGCGGTCTGGTAACCGCCCCAGGCCAGCAGCAACAAACCGCCGAAAATGACAAACAGGCTGTTACGCAGCGACCACTGAATGATTTGACCGATCATGTTCGTGGCACTCAGTGCGCGTGGCCGGCGGCAGCGGCCTTGCTGGTCGACAGACGCAACAGATAGGCGCCCTTGCTGACCACCCGCTGGCCCGCTTCCAGCCCGGAGATCACCGCAATCCGGTTACCGTCGCGCGCCCCGGTCTGCACGATGCGCCGCTCGAAGCGTGCGCCGCCGATCTGCACATAGACCACCTGAGCGCCGTTCTCGTCCTGCACCGCGCTGGCCGGGATCAATACCGCCTCCTGCCCGCCGCCGGCAAAGACCTGAATCCGGGCCGTCAGCCCCAGCCGCAGCAAGCGTTCCGGATTGGCAAATTCGAAAATCACCGGCACTGTGCGCGTCTGCGCATCGACCATGCCGCCGACGGCGATCAGCGATCCATTGCGGCCGATGTCGATGGCAAAGCCCTGATCGTAGCCATCGACGGTGAAGGCCGCGCCGGTCGGCTTGCCCAGGCGGCCGATATCGCTTTCCGGCACCCGCGCATCGAGCCAGAGCTTGCCGGTGTTGGCGATATGCAGCAGCGGCGCTCCCTCATTGACGAAAGCCCCGGCGGCGGCCGTTACCTCGGCGACGATGCCATCCATCGGCGCCTTGAGCGCAATGCCCCCGCTGCCGCCGAGTTGCTGCGCCCGAGCCGTGGCCGCCTGCACTTCGGCCTGCGCCGTGCGCTCATTCGCCCGTGCATCGAGCAGGCGTTTCTCGGCGACGGCCTCTTCCTTGAACAGCAGCTCCATGCGCTCGCGTTCGCGCCGGGCCTGTTCGAGCGCCACCTGCGCCTTGCCGGCCGCCGCCTCTAGGCTGGCCTGATCGCTATCGCCACCGAGGCGCGGGCCGAGCACGGCCAGCACTTGCCCTTTTTTGACCGCCTGCCCGATGCGCGGAAAGCCGTTGACCGCGCGCAGCACGCCAGCGGTCGGCGCCACCAGTTGCGCCTCGCTGCCCGCTGGCGCCCGGATCGTGCCGGTGGCGGCAATCGCGGTGCGCGCCGTGCCCTTGACCGCTTCCGCCGTGGCGAAATCGATCTTCCACTGCTGTTCCTTGCTGAAGGGGATGCCTTCCTCGTCATGCGCGTGGCCGCCATGTCCGGACTTGGCAGCGTTCATATCGGCGTAGACGGTCACCGGGCCGAGATCGTGCGTCAGTGTGCCGAGATCCGATTCCAGGATCACGCTCAACTCGCGCTCGCCAATAATGGTGGGGGTCACTGTTGCCCGGAAAATGCCAGGCACCGCCGGGGCCTCGACGATAAAACGCTCGTCGGCAGCAGCCTTCTCACCAGCGAGCACGATAGTCAGCTTGCCTTGCGCGACTGGCTTGAAGTCGGCAAGTCGCGTCAGATGTGCAGCCAGCGTTGCCGGCTTGCCGACGACCAGGGGCGGGAACTCCAGGAAAAGCTCCGTCTGGTCGGTGAACTGGGTCAGGGTTTCCGGCTCGTCGTGAGCCTGCGCGGTGGCCGCCGGCTTGCTGCCGTGATCGTCCTTGGCGGTAGTTTTGTCGCCGCAAGCGGACAGGAGCAGGGACAGGGCGACAAGGCCCGCGATCAGCGATACCTGCGGGGCGATGGATGGAGTCTTCATTCGGGATGGCTTCCGGTCAATTGATCGAGTTCGATGCGCGCATCGCGCGCTTTGCCTTCGAGATCGAGGGCCGTGGTTTCCGCTTCCAGCGCGCCTTTGTAGGCGTCGAGCAGTTCCAGGATGGTCGATTCGCCGGCGCGGTAGGCGGTTTCGGCGATGCGCACCAGGTCGGCGGAGGGAGCCACGGCCTCGCGGCGGTAGCGCTCGGCGGCGGCAATCAACTGCACCAACTGGCGATGCAGGCCGATCAGCTCGCCCTCGGCCTTCTGTCTGGTCAGCGCCTGTTCGGCTCGCGCCGCCTGGGCCTGCGCCGCGCTGCGTTGCTCGGCGCCCTGCTGTCGGTCGAAAATCGGCAAGGCCATCGAGACCGAAAACAGCGTGCCTGATTCGCGCAGCAGACCGTCGTCGGTGCGCTTGCCGCCGATGCCGACCGTCAGCTCGGGAAAGTTGCGCTGCGCCGCTGCGTGGTCGGCATTCGCGGCTTCCGCACGGGCCGCTAGCGCGGCCAGGTCCGGGCGTTGCGCCAGGCGCGCCTGCAACGCGGGCAAACCGGCGGGCAGCGTGGGCAGTAACGCCCCGCTGACGCCTTCCTCCGTGGGTTCCGATCCGATCAGTGCGGCCAGCCGCGCCCGGCTGCGTTCCAGCCCTGCGCGTGCTTCGGCCGTCTTGGCTTCGGCCGCCTGCTGTTCGCGCGCCAATCGACGCCGGTCATAGCCCGAGGCATCCCCGGCACGCGCCAGCTTGTCGACTACGCTGCCGATGACCGCGAAGCGCGCCCGCCAGGCGTCCATGACATTCACGGCCAACTGCTGCCGCAGTACCTCATGAAAACTGCGGCGTACCTCGGCCGCACGCTCCACACGCCCGGTACGGGTGTCGGCTTCTGTGGCGTCGAGCCGCAGGCGTGCCGCGTCCTGCCGCAAGCCACGGCGCCCGGAGACATCGAGCGGCTGGGCCAGGCGCCAGGCCGTTTCGCGCGATGCCCCGGTTTTATCGCGGGAGAATTCCAGCGCAGGGTTTGCCCAGGTGCTCGCCGCGACCACATCGGCATCCGCTTCGGCGACCCGTGCGCGGGCCAGTTCGGCGAGTTCGGGACGCGCCAGCGCGCGGCGCAGCGCTTCGCCCTCGGTCAAAGGCGCGGCCAGGCTGGTCAAGGGCGATAGCAGTCCAATAGCCATAGCTAAGGCTGACGTGCGCCAGAAACTGGGATGTAGGGTAAACATCGAAATCCTCAACGAATGTTGAAAGCAAGGGATTTCGACGGGACGTCACCGCAACCCGAACTACGGGTGGGGTGGAAAAACTAATGCCTAGGGAAAGCGCCCCGCCGAATCAGGCGAGGGAATCTCGCGGCGGACGATCAAGCCCTGCCGGGATAAAAGAGGCAAACGGGGATAAGGGAGGTGCTATTAAAACGTGGTGGCCAAGGTTCGGCGATGAAACCAAATTAGATGCGGTTACAGCGGTTGCCGTTGTGCTATGCGCATGACAATGACCACCCGAAGACTTCTTGCCTTGCTGTGTATCCGTATCGCCGTTCGCACGCTCATCGGCCATCGTCTCCGAAACGCTGTGACTGTGCTGATCTACATGGAAGTGCTGCTCAGACCCACCTTGCGGGAGATGATCGATAGCGTCGCACACACCCGCCACGGCCGCAAAAGCAGCGTTCAGCGAAAAAATAACGGACAGGAGAATGACGATAAGGGTGCGCATCTGCTGACCATCTTACCGCATCCGAATGAAAACGAGAACCGACAAGGAGAACCAAATACACCACTAAACTCCAAACTTCCCGAGAGAGAATTTCGAAATGCGCCCTTTTTGGATCGATTTCGAAATCCGGACCACCCCATTGCAAGCTGTAATTGTCGATAGTACTGAATAGTCAGGAATCGACAATGAACAAACCAATACAGGTCAAGCGCTTGATCAGACGAGAAGAACTACTTCGTCTAATCCCACTTTCCGACTCGGCAATTTACCGGCTCGAAAAGTCCGGTAGCTTTCCCAATAGATTCAATCTAACGCCACGTTGCGTTGTCTGGGATCTTGACGAAGTGGAGGGCTGGATTCAAGAAAGACGCTCAGCGCTCATCCAATCCCAGCTTTCCCCGGATGTCCAAAAACGCAAATTCAGGCCTGTCCGGAAACAGGCCTGACCACTGGCACCAGCCCGCTCTGTTTGCGGCAAAGCCTGCCGGCGGGCGACGGCACGGCACGCATCGGCGCGGTCGTCTTCATCCACCGCTTCGGCGCGCTGATGAACGCTCACCTTCACTTCCATGTCATCGTGATCGATGGGATGTTTTGGGGGAAGGAGGCCGCGAGTCTGCATTTCGAGGAGACGCACCTCAGCGCGGAAGCGCTGGCGCGACTGCAATCGACGCTGCGCAAACGGATCGTCAGTCTTTTCGTTCGGCGCGGCCTGCTCGATTCGGCCGAGGGCGAAGCCCTGCGCCGCTGCGCGCACGGCGGCGGCTTCTCGCTCGACGCTGGCGTGCGCATCGAAGGGGACGACCGGCAAGGGCGGGAGCGCCTGCTGCGCTACTGCGCCCGCCCGGCCTTCGCGCAGGAACGGTTGCGGCAGATCGATGCGGAGCACCTCGTCTATGAGAGCCCCAAGCCGGGACCGGGCGGGCGCGTCAGCCAGATCCTGACGCCCCTCGAACTGCTCGATCGCCTCGCCGCGCTGATCCCGCCGCCCCGGCGCCACCGGCATCGTTACTACGGCGTGCTGGCGCCGAATGCCCCCCTTCGGTCGGCGGTCACGGCACTGGCAGCGGCGCCGAAGCCACCCTCGGTCGAGGCCGATGCCGTGGCGGAGGAAAGTGCGATCCGTCGGGCGGCGCGCTATGCCTGGGCGCTCTTGCTGGCGCGCATCTACGAGGTGTTCCCGCTCACCTGCCCAAAGTGCGGCGGCGCGATGCGGATCATCGCCTTCATCGACGAGGGCGAGGCGATCCGAAAGATCCTCCAGCACCTGGGCGAGCCGATCGAACCGCCCAAGTTGGCCCCGGCGCGCGGCCCGCCGCTGTGGGAGGCGGCGGGACAGGGCCACGCCGATCCGCTGGCGCAGTCAATCCCCGAGTTCGAGTTCGATCAGCGGATCGCGTGGTAGCGGACGGCGGCGAACGCCGCCCGACGGGAACGCTCTTGCCCGAGGCCCGCAATACGCCCGACAGAGGGCGTATTGCGGGCCTCGGGCAAGGTTGGGCAGCGGTTGTTGCACGGCGCAATGAGCGATTGCGGACAATTTTCCAATTGACGATGGGTTACGGGTGCGGAGATACTTCCGGGATGGCGGTTGAATTTCCTATCCGTCACTACTCATGCGACCTAACGACTGCGATTATCTAAGATTAGAAACATTTAGCCATCATAGCAGAGCAAGTTCCGACCCCTTGCAATTAGCCTTTCTCTGTTCCCGAAGTCTGCCAACGGGCATTGACCACGGGGACTTGAACGCACTCTACCCCAACGCATTCTGCACCCGCAGCCCATCTGCCAAGGCCTGCACATCGTGCGTGCGGATGTAGTCCGCTCCATTGGCGAATGCAAATAGCTCCGCAGCCAGCGTAGCCGCAGCCCGCTCCGCCACCGGGCGACCGCCCACCAACGCACCCAGAAAGCTCTTGCGCGATACCGATACATACAGCGGCAACCCGTAGCGCTCCCGCAATTGGGGCAGACGCCGCAGCAGCAGCACCGAGGCCTGCGGATTAGCCCCCAGAAAAAATCCCATGCCCGGATCAAGGATCAGGCGCTCGCGCGCGATACCCGCGCCCGTAAGAGCCGCAATCCGGCGATCAAAGAAATCGATGACACTCTGCCAGACTTGCTCCGGCTCCACATCGCGGCGGTCGGCCACCAGTGCCCCGGCCAGCGAGTGCATAACTACCAGCTGGCAGTGCGCGCGCGCCAACTCAGGCCACAGCGCCGGCTCACCGAAACCGCGGATGTCATTGAGCATCGCCAGCTGCTGCCCCAGCGCCCAGCGGATCACCTGCGGCTCTGTGGCATCTACGCTGATGCGGCTGTGCTCGAGCGCCGCTACGACGGGCGCCAGCCGTGCGATCTGCTCGGTGGCACTGACGGGCGCGGCATCGGGGTTACTGCTGGCCGGGCCCAGGTCCACATAGTGGGCGCCCTGCCCCAGCAGCTCGCGGGCGTGCTGCAGCGCGCGCTGCGGGTCGAGGTAGTGCCCCCCGTCCGAGAAGGAGTCCGTGGTCAGATTGACGATGCCGATGATCGCGGTCACAGGCTCAGTATGCCAGATTGGATATCGGGCGTGTAGCGTAGGGGCAAGGCATGCCTTGCCCCTACGCTACACTCACGCACGCATGGCAACGAG
It includes:
- a CDS encoding transposase, whose protein sequence is MRQSLPAGDGTARIGAVVFIHRFGALMNAHLHFHVIVIDGMFWGKEAASLHFEETHLSAEALARLQSTLRKRIVSLFVRRGLLDSAEGEALRRCAHGGGFSLDAGVRIEGDDRQGRERLLRYCARPAFAQERLRQIDAEHLVYESPKPGPGGRVSQILTPLELLDRLAALIPPPRRHRHRYYGVLAPNAPLRSAVTALAAAPKPPSVEADAVAEESAIRRAARYAWALLLARIYEVFPLTCPKCGGAMRIIAFIDEGEAIRKILQHLGEPIEPPKLAPARGPPLWEAAGQGHADPLAQSIPEFEFDQRIAW
- a CDS encoding helix-turn-helix transcriptional regulator; the encoded protein is MNKPIQVKRLIRREELLRLIPLSDSAIYRLEKSGSFPNRFNLTPRCVVWDLDEVEGWIQERRSALIQSQLSPDVQKRKFRPVRKQA
- a CDS encoding TolC family protein; translation: MTSLAAPLTEGEALRRALARPELAELARARVAEADADVVAASTWANPALEFSRDKTGASRETAWRLAQPLDVSGRRGLRQDAARLRLDATEADTRTGRVERAAEVRRSFHEVLRQQLAVNVMDAWRARFAVIGSVVDKLARAGDASGYDRRRLAREQQAAEAKTAEARAGLERSRARLAALIGSEPTEEGVSGALLPTLPAGLPALQARLAQRPDLAALAARAEAANADHAAAQRNFPELTVGIGGKRTDDGLLRESGTLFSVSMALPIFDRQQGAEQRSAAQAQAARAEQALTRQKAEGELIGLHRQLVQLIAAAERYRREAVAPSADLVRIAETAYRAGESTILELLDAYKGALEAETTALDLEGKARDARIELDQLTGSHPE
- the folP gene encoding dihydropteroate synthase, with translation MTAIIGIVNLTTDSFSDGGHYLDPQRALQHARELLGQGAHYVDLGPASSNPDAAPVSATEQIARLAPVVAALEHSRISVDATEPQVIRWALGQQLAMLNDIRGFGEPALWPELARAHCQLVVMHSLAGALVADRRDVEPEQVWQSVIDFFDRRIAALTGAGIARERLILDPGMGFFLGANPQASVLLLRRLPQLRERYGLPLYVSVSRKSFLGALVGGRPVAERAAATLAAELFAFANGADYIRTHDVQALADGLRVQNALG
- a CDS encoding efflux RND transporter periplasmic adaptor subunit, with product MKTPSIAPQVSLIAGLVALSLLLSACGDKTTAKDDHGSKPAATAQAHDEPETLTQFTDQTELFLEFPPLVVGKPATLAAHLTRLADFKPVAQGKLTIVLAGEKAAADERFIVEAPAVPGIFRATVTPTIIGERELSVILESDLGTLTHDLGPVTVYADMNAAKSGHGGHAHDEEGIPFSKEQQWKIDFATAEAVKGTARTAIAATGTIRAPAGSEAQLVAPTAGVLRAVNGFPRIGQAVKKGQVLAVLGPRLGGDSDQASLEAAAGKAQVALEQARRERERMELLFKEEAVAEKRLLDARANERTAQAEVQAATARAQQLGGSGGIALKAPMDGIVAEVTAAAGAFVNEGAPLLHIANTGKLWLDARVPESDIGRLGKPTGAAFTVDGYDQGFAIDIGRNGSLIAVGGMVDAQTRTVPVIFEFANPERLLRLGLTARIQVFAGGGQEAVLIPASAVQDENGAQVVYVQIGGARFERRIVQTGARDGNRIAVISGLEAGQRVVSKGAYLLRLSTSKAAAAGHAH
- a CDS encoding efflux RND transporter permease subunit, which produces MIGQIIQWSLRNSLFVIFGGLLLLAWGGYQTARTPVDVFPDLTAPTVTVVTEAHGMAPLDMESLVTFPIETALNGAPGVRRVRSATKVGLSTITVEFAWGTDAYLARQVVAEKLQLAKASLPPGIEAPVMAPAASIMGEIMFIALTWDDPAKVGAGGTVVLKNTADYVLRKRLLAVPGVAEVLPIGGDLQQFQVTLKPERLAAYGLTIDEAIKAVEGANSNAAAGYYAENGQEYLIQGIGRITKVDDIAEAVVAIKHGQPVLIRHIAEVTLGTAPVRGVGSTRGKPAVVLGVQRQPAANTLELTRRLDATMADIQKSLPAGMKIETRLFRQADFIEVSIANLMAALRDGAILIIAIVFAFLLSVRSTAITLVALPLSLVATVLSLKLLGATINTMTLGGIAIALGALVDDAIIVVENVVRRLRENHLKDTGKRESTMHVVFLATKEIQGSIVFATLIIMLVFVPLFFLSGIEGRLMVPLGLAYVISLFASLLVSITVTPVLASMFLGASREITAPHEPRFVHWLRAGYRRMLDRTVKRWQAIAVGSAALLVVSLAALGMAGQSFLPDFNEGTLTVGVETLPGTALAESARLGQLVEEVLLTHPEVIATARRTGRSPLDPHALDVHQSELEVSLKMGARSKEQFLGALREDFAQLPGVQVVVGQPISHRIDHMLSGSRANIAVKIFGNDLAELRTLAQQVKGVMEKVEGAVDVQPEQQTEIPFLTVTYRREALAQHGLSAKELSENIEVAFNGVAVSKVVQGQASFDLVVRYDPATRDNLDTIRATLITTPSGARLPLSALAEIRNDRGPYFINRENVQRKIVVMANVAGRDLKSVVEEMQASVAKDVKLPAGYHIEFGGQFESAAEASRVLLLLGSVVVVGIFLLLFVAFHSARDAFLVMLNLPLSIIGGVVGVYLAGGVVTIASIIGFITLFGIATRNGVMMISHIHHLIEHDAVNDVAEAVTRGAEERLIPILMTALAAGLALVPLALSAGQPGSEIQAPMAVVILCGLISSTVLNMLVVPALYLRFGAVRDELESGQVLRRRTTDTLIDG